A part of Olleya sp. Bg11-27 genomic DNA contains:
- a CDS encoding GTP-binding protein produces MNENLNEVVLRPRFKIELNKQHTTVLEAFEAKKHNQSQFIVSRIDDHVFIKLPKAEQHFWSPQLHLEINDLENNKSQLYGLFGPNPTVWTLFMFMHFIVAGLFVAFCVWAYSNYALKVNYQLQVWGLIGMTIIWFVLYFAGRMSKTSNQKEMTDLYTFMSNVLDE; encoded by the coding sequence ATGAATGAAAATTTAAATGAAGTCGTGCTACGTCCACGATTCAAAATAGAATTAAATAAACAACACACGACTGTTTTAGAGGCTTTTGAAGCTAAAAAGCACAATCAGAGTCAATTTATTGTCTCTAGAATTGACGATCATGTCTTTATTAAACTACCAAAAGCAGAACAACATTTTTGGTCTCCGCAACTCCATTTAGAGATCAACGACCTAGAAAACAATAAAAGTCAGTTGTATGGTTTATTTGGGCCTAACCCAACCGTTTGGACTTTATTTATGTTTATGCATTTTATAGTTGCCGGATTATTTGTAGCCTTTTGTGTTTGGGCTTATTCCAATTATGCTTTAAAAGTAAACTACCAATTACAAGTTTGGGGCTTAATCGGTATGACTATTATATGGTTTGTCCTTTACTTTGCCGGCCGAATGAGTAAAACCTCTAACCAAAAAGAAATGACCGATTTATACACATTTATGAGTAACGTTTTAGATGAATAA
- a CDS encoding RNA methyltransferase → MVDNFENEYFGIGIQNGKTPENLGVLWRTAQNLGASYIFTIGNRYAKQACDTHNAVNAMPYFHYATFDDFYNNIPKGARLVGVELDDSAVDLETFHHPRRCVYLLGAEDHGLSKQAIAKSHFLVKFKSPLSLNVSVAGSIVMYDRGINKPRS, encoded by the coding sequence ATGGTAGATAATTTTGAAAATGAATATTTTGGAATCGGTATCCAGAATGGTAAAACACCAGAGAATTTGGGCGTACTATGGCGTACAGCACAAAACTTAGGCGCTAGTTATATTTTTACTATTGGTAATAGATATGCTAAACAAGCTTGCGATACGCACAATGCGGTAAATGCAATGCCTTATTTTCATTATGCTACTTTCGACGATTTTTATAATAATATTCCTAAAGGGGCTAGATTGGTTGGTGTCGAGTTGGATGATAGTGCGGTAGACTTAGAAACGTTTCATCATCCTAGACGTTGCGTTTATTTATTAGGTGCGGAGGATCATGGATTATCTAAGCAAGCGATAGCGAAAAGTCACTTTTTAGTTAAATTTAAGTCACCTTTAAGTTTAAATGTATCCGTTGCAGGAAGTATTGTGATGTACGATAGAGGAATAAACAAACCAAGGTCGTAA
- the era gene encoding GTPase Era, with protein MAHKAGFVNIIGNPNVGKSTLMNAFVGEKLSIITSKAQTTRHRILGIVNGEDFQVILSDTPGIIKPAYELQASMMDFVKSAFDDADILIYMVEIGERELKDEAFFNKITNAKIPVLLLLNKIDKSNQEQLEEQVQSWATKVPNAEIIAISALEGFNVKEVFDRIIELLPESPAFYPKDQLTDKPERFFINETIREKILMHYKKEIPYAVEIDTEEFFEEDEIIRVRSVIMVERETQKGIIIGHKGSALKRVGVEARKDLEKFFGKQIHLELYVKVNKNWRSNQRQLKRFGYNQ; from the coding sequence ATGGCACATAAAGCAGGTTTTGTAAATATTATTGGTAATCCAAATGTTGGTAAGTCAACACTTATGAATGCATTTGTAGGTGAGAAATTGTCTATAATTACTTCTAAAGCGCAAACTACAAGACACAGAATTCTTGGAATTGTAAACGGTGAGGATTTTCAGGTTATATTAAGTGATACACCAGGGATTATCAAACCCGCATACGAGTTGCAAGCCTCAATGATGGATTTTGTAAAGTCCGCTTTTGACGATGCAGATATCTTAATTTATATGGTAGAGATTGGTGAAAGAGAATTAAAAGACGAAGCGTTTTTTAATAAAATTACCAATGCTAAAATTCCAGTCTTATTATTACTTAATAAAATAGATAAATCTAATCAAGAGCAGTTAGAAGAACAAGTACAATCTTGGGCTACTAAAGTTCCAAATGCAGAGATTATTGCAATTTCTGCTTTAGAAGGCTTTAATGTGAAAGAGGTTTTTGATAGGATTATTGAATTATTACCAGAATCACCAGCCTTTTATCCAAAGGATCAATTAACGGACAAGCCAGAACGTTTTTTTATAAACGAAACTATTCGCGAAAAAATCCTAATGCATTACAAAAAGGAAATTCCTTATGCAGTTGAGATTGATACTGAAGAGTTTTTTGAGGAAGATGAAATTATCCGTGTGCGTTCTGTAATTATGGTAGAACGTGAGACGCAAAAGGGAATCATCATTGGTCACAAAGGAAGTGCGCTAAAACGTGTTGGTGTGGAAGCAAGAAAAGATTTGGAGAAATTCTTCGGAAAACAAATTCATTTAGAACTTTACGTTAAAGTAAATAAAAATTGGAGAAGCAATCAACGTCAACTAAAACGTTTTGGTTACAATCAATAG
- a CDS encoding DUF6503 family protein — translation MTTLKSVILVLSITLLASCNTVEKNKPETILQEPTTTPKVEKLDKGQTVLNETILAHGGDLYNSANYAFTFRDNNYQFKNEGTNYTYTKTVKKGQTITIDVLENDTFSRTVNDKPVTLSDKAKASTTGAINSVIYFATLPYKLNDSAVNVNYIESTTIKNKNYAVLEITFNEAGGGEDHDDQFYYWINKDTKKMDYLAYSYKVNDGGVRFRSAYNSRVIDGITFQDYINYEAKVGTPLKDLPKLLEAEKLKELSKIKTENIINLNKN, via the coding sequence ATGACAACACTTAAATCGGTTATACTCGTTTTATCTATAACGTTATTAGCCTCTTGTAATACGGTAGAAAAAAATAAACCTGAAACTATTTTACAGGAACCAACTACCACTCCTAAAGTTGAAAAATTAGACAAAGGACAAACGGTTTTAAACGAAACTATTCTTGCTCATGGTGGGGACTTATACAACTCCGCTAATTATGCTTTTACATTTAGAGATAATAACTATCAATTTAAAAATGAAGGCACTAACTATACCTACACAAAAACGGTTAAAAAAGGTCAAACTATAACAATAGATGTTTTGGAGAATGATACCTTTTCAAGAACCGTTAATGATAAACCGGTAACCCTTTCTGACAAAGCTAAAGCAAGCACTACAGGTGCCATAAACTCTGTAATTTACTTTGCAACGCTTCCTTACAAACTAAACGACAGCGCCGTTAATGTTAACTACATTGAAAGCACTACCATTAAAAACAAAAATTATGCTGTTTTAGAAATTACTTTTAATGAAGCCGGTGGCGGAGAAGATCACGACGACCAGTTTTATTATTGGATAAATAAAGACACCAAAAAGATGGACTACCTAGCTTACAGTTATAAAGTAAATGACGGTGGTGTTAGATTTAGAAGTGCCTATAACTCTAGAGTTATTGATGGCATAACGTTTCAGGATTATATTAATTATGAAGCTAAAGTTGGCACACCTTTAAAAGATTTACCAAAACTTCTTGAAGCCGAAAAGCTAAAAGAACTTTCAAAAATAAAAACCGAGAACATAATTAATTTAAACAAAAACTAA
- a CDS encoding outer membrane beta-barrel protein, whose amino-acid sequence MRYLIFIGTLLCAFTSFSQSKEFVIKGQVFDDLDQTPLEAATVYLERVKDSSLVTYTITEKDGAFSMEDVTGEDNLNLLVSYVGYKSYKKKIAIRAGIIDLGAVKLQISNSLDEVLIKSSAPVTIKKDTLEFNVNSFKTKKDATVEDLLKQLPGVEIDEEGKIKVNGKAVNKILVNGKSFFGNDPSITIKNLTKEIIEKIQVVDTKTKSEAFTGEEGDKENKTINLTIKEENNKGVFGRVAAGAGTDDRYEFAGMFNRFDNNQRISVLVGGNNVNSPGFSFGEIREMFGSRGLGSWTGNGSFNFNGRQFGAGQGITTSKLAGVNYADAIGRKTEFSADYFFSNSNSENESASQRETILSDSRYFSNSTSRSNNDTESHSANSDFEIKIDTTFFINIKPSFSNSTSTTEYRSEDETLDEDRVLTNQSTLSSFVKTKVNNFSNAMSATKKFGSKGAFLKFGINNSFSNSESDDFINSNTEIFGSTPETINRNQLTDGNNNSDKLNTDVSYRLPIIAKEFFVNFNYKYQFNKDENKESTFDFNSTSNAYDLFNESLSTDFEYIDTRSSPGISFSYRKEKWSARFGADYVMRTLKNQDGLRSEFNVEKDFNTVELNSNFNYRFSKKASFYLGYRLSNTPPFVSQLQAFEDVSNPLNTIIGNPNLEPTNQHSLYMGFNAYNYKERTGFYVYANVVQSQNAVVSRTTIDPETLKRTTTYDNVDGNNKGSFGIDFSKKFKIDSLQTIKFKVGSRSNFAKNINYNNEVQYASNVLEFNPNMGIDYAYNNVFEFKPRYRITLTNNKYDIDAFEDRNFMSHNLDLNSAFFLPKGVEWRNDITYNYNANIADGFQKDAWFWNASIAYSVLKDQGLVTLKVYDLLNQNTNARRTATQDYIQDTQSTVLRQYFMLNFSWKFNSLGSKGEAKS is encoded by the coding sequence ATGCGTTACCTAATCTTTATTGGCACACTTTTGTGTGCATTCACCTCATTTAGTCAATCCAAAGAATTTGTTATAAAAGGTCAGGTGTTTGATGACTTAGATCAAACACCGCTTGAGGCCGCTACAGTATATCTGGAGCGTGTTAAAGATAGTAGTTTGGTCACGTATACCATAACAGAAAAGGATGGGGCATTTTCTATGGAAGATGTTACCGGTGAGGATAATTTAAACTTATTAGTGTCTTATGTCGGCTATAAGTCTTACAAGAAAAAAATTGCTATTCGTGCAGGTATCATAGATTTAGGAGCTGTAAAGCTTCAAATAAGTAACTCGTTAGATGAGGTGTTAATCAAGTCTTCAGCACCCGTAACCATTAAAAAGGACACATTAGAGTTTAATGTTAATTCTTTTAAAACTAAAAAAGATGCTACGGTAGAGGATTTATTAAAACAATTACCTGGAGTAGAAATTGACGAAGAAGGTAAAATTAAAGTTAACGGGAAAGCCGTTAATAAAATCTTGGTTAATGGAAAGTCCTTTTTTGGTAATGATCCTTCTATTACCATTAAAAACCTTACCAAGGAAATTATTGAAAAAATTCAAGTGGTAGACACTAAAACTAAAAGTGAGGCTTTTACAGGAGAGGAAGGTGATAAAGAAAACAAGACGATAAATCTTACTATTAAAGAAGAGAATAATAAAGGTGTTTTTGGACGTGTAGCGGCTGGTGCTGGAACAGATGATCGCTACGAGTTTGCAGGAATGTTTAATAGATTTGATAACAATCAGCGCATTAGTGTTTTAGTCGGTGGTAATAATGTTAACTCTCCGGGTTTTAGCTTTGGTGAAATTCGGGAAATGTTTGGTAGTAGAGGTCTTGGTAGTTGGACTGGTAATGGCTCATTTAATTTTAATGGAAGACAATTTGGAGCAGGTCAAGGAATAACGACTTCTAAATTAGCAGGTGTAAATTATGCAGATGCAATAGGGAGGAAAACGGAATTTTCTGCTGATTATTTTTTCTCAAATAGTAATTCTGAAAATGAATCAGCTTCTCAGCGAGAAACTATTTTATCCGATTCTAGATATTTCTCGAATTCAACTTCACGTTCTAATAACGATACAGAAAGCCATTCGGCCAATTCTGATTTTGAAATAAAAATTGATACAACCTTTTTTATTAATATTAAACCCTCATTTTCTAATTCAACGAGTACGACAGAGTACAGGAGTGAAGATGAAACATTAGATGAAGATAGAGTGTTGACTAATCAATCGACATTAAGTTCTTTTGTTAAAACTAAGGTTAATAATTTTTCTAATGCTATGAGTGCTACCAAAAAGTTTGGTTCTAAAGGAGCCTTTTTAAAGTTTGGTATCAATAATAGTTTTAGCAATAGCGAAAGTGATGATTTTATAAATTCAAATACAGAAATATTTGGATCGACACCAGAAACTATAAATAGAAACCAATTAACGGATGGGAATAATAACAGTGATAAGCTTAATACAGATGTAAGTTATAGGTTGCCAATTATAGCAAAGGAATTTTTTGTCAACTTTAATTATAAGTATCAGTTCAATAAAGATGAAAACAAGGAAAGTACATTTGATTTTAATTCGACTTCAAATGCTTATGATCTGTTCAATGAAAGTTTAAGTACAGATTTTGAGTATATTGATACTAGGAGTTCTCCGGGAATAAGTTTTAGTTATCGTAAAGAAAAATGGTCGGCAAGATTTGGTGCGGATTACGTGATGAGAACTTTAAAAAATCAAGATGGTTTGAGATCGGAATTTAATGTTGAGAAAGATTTTAATACAGTCGAATTAAATTCTAATTTCAATTACAGATTTAGTAAAAAAGCCTCTTTTTATTTGGGCTACAGATTGTCAAATACCCCACCTTTTGTAAGTCAATTGCAAGCATTTGAAGATGTATCTAATCCATTAAATACAATTATAGGTAATCCTAACTTAGAGCCGACAAATCAACACAGTTTATATATGGGCTTTAATGCCTATAACTACAAAGAGCGTACAGGTTTTTATGTCTATGCTAACGTAGTACAAAGTCAAAATGCTGTGGTGTCTAGAACAACTATTGATCCTGAGACTTTAAAGCGTACTACAACTTACGACAATGTAGATGGTAATAATAAGGGGTCTTTTGGAATTGATTTTAGTAAAAAATTTAAAATAGACTCATTGCAAACTATAAAGTTTAAAGTTGGTAGTCGTTCTAATTTTGCAAAAAACATAAATTATAATAATGAGGTGCAATATGCTAGTAATGTTTTAGAGTTTAATCCAAATATGGGAATTGATTATGCGTATAATAATGTTTTTGAATTTAAACCGCGCTACCGTATCACGTTAACAAATAATAAATATGATATTGATGCTTTTGAAGATAGAAATTTTATGTCTCATAATTTAGATTTAAACTCAGCTTTTTTTTTACCTAAGGGAGTAGAGTGGCGGAATGATATTACTTATAATTACAACGCTAACATAGCAGATGGTTT
- a CDS encoding DUF2911 domain-containing protein — protein sequence MKKLLFIIAIVLTGSTVNAQEFAKMDKSTMDRAYYPSEAPHRTFKKDDAEKKALEPQIRVTYSRPAKKGRVVFGELLKFGEAWRVGANESTEILFNNDVTFGGKEIKAGRYTVIIIPTATEWTLKLNTELDGWGNYGYDASKDVASVTVPVSKSKKEIENLSVSLYEASKNTVHLKIGWDTTVAEFPITLK from the coding sequence ATGAAAAAATTACTATTTATTATCGCAATTGTATTAACGGGATCGACTGTCAACGCTCAAGAATTTGCAAAAATGGACAAAAGCACAATGGATCGTGCTTATTATCCAAGTGAAGCACCACACAGAACCTTTAAAAAAGACGATGCAGAAAAGAAAGCTTTAGAACCACAAATACGTGTAACTTACTCACGTCCTGCTAAAAAAGGAAGAGTTGTTTTTGGTGAATTATTAAAATTTGGTGAAGCTTGGAGAGTTGGAGCTAACGAGTCTACTGAAATCTTATTTAATAACGATGTTACTTTTGGAGGAAAAGAGATTAAAGCGGGACGTTATACTGTAATTATTATTCCTACTGCTACAGAATGGACTTTAAAATTAAATACAGAATTAGATGGTTGGGGAAATTACGGATACGATGCTAGTAAAGATGTTGCTAGTGTAACTGTACCTGTTTCAAAAAGCAAAAAAGAGATTGAGAACTTATCAGTTTCACTTTACGAAGCTTCTAAAAATACAGTACATTTAAAAATAGGATGGGATACTACAGTTGCAGAATTTCCTATTACTTTAAAATAA
- the der gene encoding ribosome biogenesis GTPase Der yields the protein MSNIVAIVGRPNVGKSTFFNRLIQRREAIVDAVSGVTRDRHYGKSDWNGKEFSLIDTGGYVKGSDDVFEAEIDKQVELAIDEADAIIFMVNVEDGVTGMDEDVARLLRKVTKPVFLVVNKVDNGKREEDAVEFYSLGLGDYFTIASINGSGTGDLLDALVEALPEIEEVQEEDPLPRFAVVGRPNAGKSSFINALIGEDRYIVTDIAGTTRDSIDTKYNRFGFEFNLIDTAGIRKKSKVKEDLEFYSVMRSVRAIEHADVCLLVVDATRGFDGQIQNIFWLAQRNRKGIVVLINKWDLVEKDHKSTNEFEKHIKKQLEPFTDVPIVFISVLTKQRIFKAIETAVEVYNNRSKRIKTSELNETLLPIIDNYPPPAYKGKFVKIKYIMQLPTPQPQFAFFCNLPQYVREGYKRYLENKLRELYDFKGVPISVYMRKK from the coding sequence ATGAGTAATATAGTAGCAATAGTAGGAAGACCTAATGTAGGGAAATCAACATTTTTTAATCGTTTAATTCAACGTCGTGAGGCAATTGTTGATGCGGTAAGTGGTGTAACAAGAGATAGACATTACGGAAAAAGTGATTGGAACGGAAAAGAATTTTCGTTGATCGATACAGGAGGTTATGTAAAAGGAAGTGATGATGTTTTTGAAGCTGAAATTGATAAGCAAGTAGAATTAGCTATTGATGAGGCAGATGCTATTATCTTTATGGTTAATGTAGAGGATGGTGTTACAGGAATGGATGAGGATGTTGCACGTTTATTACGTAAAGTGACAAAACCTGTATTTTTAGTTGTTAATAAAGTAGATAATGGTAAGCGAGAAGAAGATGCTGTTGAGTTTTACAGCCTTGGATTAGGAGATTATTTTACCATTGCAAGTATAAACGGTAGTGGAACAGGAGACCTTTTAGATGCTCTTGTTGAAGCTTTACCAGAAATAGAAGAAGTACAAGAGGAAGATCCATTACCACGTTTTGCTGTAGTTGGTCGTCCAAATGCAGGAAAATCATCTTTTATTAATGCTTTAATTGGAGAAGATCGATATATTGTTACAGATATAGCGGGTACTACAAGAGATTCAATAGATACTAAGTATAACCGTTTTGGATTTGAATTCAATTTAATTGATACTGCTGGAATTCGTAAAAAATCAAAAGTAAAAGAAGATTTAGAATTTTATTCTGTAATGCGAAGTGTTCGTGCTATTGAACATGCGGATGTTTGTTTATTAGTGGTTGATGCAACTAGAGGTTTTGATGGTCAAATTCAAAATATTTTCTGGTTAGCACAACGTAACAGAAAAGGAATTGTAGTTTTAATTAACAAATGGGATTTAGTAGAAAAAGACCATAAATCTACTAACGAGTTTGAAAAGCATATCAAAAAACAATTAGAGCCATTTACAGATGTGCCAATTGTATTTATTTCAGTATTGACAAAACAACGTATTTTTAAAGCTATCGAAACTGCTGTGGAGGTTTATAACAACCGTTCTAAGCGTATCAAAACTAGCGAACTTAATGAGACGTTACTTCCAATTATAGATAATTACCCACCACCAGCTTACAAAGGTAAATTTGTTAAGATTAAATACATCATGCAGTTGCCTACACCGCAACCACAATTTGCGTTTTTCTGTAATTTACCACAATATGTACGTGAAGGTTATAAGCGTTATTTAGAGAATAAATTACGTGAGTTATATGACTTTAAAGGGGTGCCTATCAGTGTATATATGCGTAAAAAATAA